A genomic window from Salvia hispanica cultivar TCC Black 2014 chromosome 5, UniMelb_Shisp_WGS_1.0, whole genome shotgun sequence includes:
- the LOC125190638 gene encoding putative late blight resistance protein homolog R1B-16 — translation MADAAVEFLLSNLNDLLVYHAHLITETKGQVVELEKDLRIFRAFLKDSVKKRRKSEGIQSLVRSIRDVVYEVEDIIDAFVTQATYDKSRNYFLGAFKSTVSLHGIGKQVESVRQRVEKGRSEFALLIVSDEDRYEKPEVRPPRVKDVVGFEDVSTELIQRLTTETDYFDVISLIGMFGLGKTTLAWKIFNDAQILYEFPIRIWLSISQQFSEKDIFLAILEKFVTISDDLRAKDEQHLSQMVAAHLDNGKFLIVMDDVWSTNDWDRIRAALPANNKMGKVLITSREESLGKYASRPRDPTTLRFFNQSESWELLRLEALGHLNCPSDLHIVGKIIANDCKGLPLAIVVIGGILANKYSASDIGTTRRAWEKVSTRVGAHLKEDPKDRMNTFISLSYDKLPYHLQACFLYLGIFPEDYEIPVSKLIRMWIGEGFIQHVKQYSLEETAESYLEDLINRNLIRIEKMKPNGKIKTCRIHDALRDFCRNKAGREKENFLEEIKCNGGVFEPPVSDIKNYRRLAIHSKCLNFLCSKPCGPGVRSFVCINNDEFVLPEANTSAIPAAFKLLRVLDVKPIIFTKIPSDMYQLIHLRFIVLSFKLKMLPPKFNKLWNIQTLIVHTTSRTLEVKADIWKMKQLRHFKTNASAILLKPSKDSEHGAELQTLGTISAESCTAELLHRAPNLLKLGIRGRLGSLFEEKIGSFKSLVKMRKLEKLELINDVYPNPASEDQLLVQPQHYQFPATLRSLTLCSTHFSWSYMSTLGLLENLEALKLKDKAFVGRTWEGVGERFHRLEFLHIDHTDLHVWQASSHHFPRLKGLVLRNCEHLLEIPSELAEIPSFQKLELHICRSAAASAKLIKEKKKENMGVFNLSIFPATDDLP, via the exons ATGGCGGACGCAGCAGTGGAGTTCCTACTGAGCAACCTGAACGACCTGCTGGTGTACCACGCCCACCTGATAACCGAGACGAAGGGCCAAGTGGTGGAGCTGGAGAAGGACCTCCGCATCTTCCGCGCCTTTCTCAAGGACTCCGTCAAGAAGCGGCGGAAGAGCGAGGGCATCCAGTCGCTCGTCCGCAGCATCCGGGACGTCGTTTATGAGGTCGAAGACATCATCGACGCCTTCGTCACCCAGGCCACCTATGACAAGTCTCGCAACTACTTCCTCGGCGCTTTCAAGTCCACCGTCAGCCTCCACGGAATCGGCAAACAGGTCGAGAGCGTGCGCCAGCGGGTCGAGAAGGGCAGATCCGAATTCGCCCTCCTCATCGTCTCCGACGAAGACCGATATGAGAAACCTGAG GTTCGGCCTCCAAGGGTGAAAGATGTGGTTGGTTTCGAAGATGTGAGCACAGAGCTGATCCAAAGGCTGACTACAGAAACTGACTATTTTGATGTCATTTCTCTCATCGGAATGTTCGGCCTTGGCAAGACGACGTTGGCGTGGAAGATTTTCAACGATGCACAAATCCTCTACGAGTTCCCCATCCGCATTTGGCTCTCCATTTCTCAGCAGTTCTCAGAGAAGGACATCTTCCTCGCCATCCTCGAAAAGTTCGTCACCATAAGCGACGACCTCCGTGCCAAAGACGAGCAGCACCTCTCCCAAATGGTGGCTGCTCATCTAGACAACGGGAAGTTTCTCATCGTGATGGATGATGTCTGGTCCACTAATGACTGGGACAGGATCAGAGCTGCTCTGCCTGCCAACAACAAGATGGGTAAAGTCTTGATCACGAGCCGCGAAGAAAGTCTAGGGAAGTATGCTAGTCGCCCGAGGGATCCCACTACGCTGCGTTTCTTCAACCAGAGCGAGAGCTGGGAGCTGCTCCGGCTGGAGGCGCTCGGCCATCTCAACTGCCCTTCTGATCTGCATATTGTTGGGAAAATAATCGCAAATGACTGTAAAGGATTGCCACTTGCAATCGTGGTGATAGGAGGAATTCTTGCCAACAAATATTCAGCGTCAGACATAGGCACCACCAGAAGGGCATGGGAGAAGGTGTCCACGCGCGTGGGCGCCCATCTCAAAGAGGATCCAAAGGATCGGATGAACACGTTTATATCTTTGAGTTATGACAAGTTGCCTTACCATTTGCAAGCGTGCTTTCTCTACTTGGGAATTTTTCCTGAAGATTATGAGATCCCGGTCTCCAAACTCATCCGTATGTGGATTGGAGAGGGATTCATACAACACGTGAAGCAATACAGTTTGGAGGAAACAGCTGAGAGCTATTTGGAGGATCTTATCAACCGAAACTTGATCAggattgaaaaaatgaagCCTAATGGCAAGATCAAGACATGCCGGATTCATGATGCATTGCGTGATTTCTGTAGAAACAAAGCCgggagagaaaaagagaattttCTCGAAGAAATCAAGTGCAATGGTGGTGTGTTTGAACCTCCCGTCTCAGACATAAAAAACTACCGGCGCCTTGCCATCCATTCCAAGTGCTTGAACTTCCTCTGTTCGAAGCCTTGTGGCCCTGGCGTCCGCTCGTTTGTTTGCATTAACAACGATGAATTCGTCTTGCCAGAAGCCAACACTTCAGCCATCCCCGCAGCTTTCAAATTGCTCAGAGTCTTAGATGTTAAGCCCATCATATTCACCAAAATCCCCTCTGATATGTACCAGCTTATTCATCTCAGGTTCATTGTCTTGTCTTTCAAGCTGAAAATGCTTCCGCCGAAGTTCAACAAGCTATGGAACATACAAACTCTTATAGTCCACACAACATCCCGCACGCTTGAAGTTAAAGCGGATATATGGAAGATGAAACAGCTGAGACATTTCAAGACCAACGCATCCGCCATCTTGCTCAAACCAAGCAAGGATAGCGAACACGGTGCAGAGCTTCAAACACTAGGCACAATCTCAGCAGAGAGTTGCACTGCAGAGCTTCTGCACCGAGCGCCTAATCTGTTGAAGCTAGGCATCCGTGGGCGACTGGGCTCGCTCTTTGAAGAAAAGATTGGCTCTTTTAAGAGCTTGGTGAAGATGAGGAAGCTGGAGAAGCTGGAGCTGATAAACGACGTGTATCCTAACCCGGCTTCAGAAGATCAACTGCTCGTCCAGCCTCAGCATTACCAGTTCCCTGCTACTCTCAGGAGCCTCACACTGTGTTCGACTCATTTTAGTTGGAGTTACATGTCTACCCTCGGGTTGCTGGAGAATCTCGAGGCGCTTAAGCTGAAAGATAAGGCGTTTGTGGGGAGGACTTGGGAGGGGGTTGGGGAGCGTTTCCATCGTCTCGAGTTCTTGCACATTGATCACACGGATTTACATGTTTGGCAAGCTTCTTCGCACCATTTCCCGCGTCTTAAAGGCCTTGTGCTGCGCAACTGTGAGCATCTTCTTGAGATCCCATCTGAGTTGGCTGAGATTCCGAGCTTCCAAAAACTGGAGTTGCATATTTGTCGAAGTGCTGCTGCTTCTGCCAAGCTGatcaaagagaaaaagaaagagaacaTGGGAGTTTTTAACCTCTCTATTTTTCCAGCTACTGATGATCTTCCTTGA